The Prochlorococcus marinus CUG1416 genome has a segment encoding these proteins:
- a CDS encoding porin yields MKLFQKLLIAPAVLGLFAPISASANELSLDEMSGYSSKDKVESITEFNPAKEIAKTNSRVDGLEAKLNNFEAGSFSETTTMSGSASFQVGGVDGSGITEALTATYSYDIDLNTSFTGDDNLYVGIETGNSSTSVDFTLDSSGDGADTLSVTSMYYEFPIGDYYIAVGPKLDSDDLMPTTTSKYSDSFFFASQYSLDSNYFTSQGTGAGVAVGRTFDSGLNASASIIGTDASTTSGILTEEGIDITTLSLGYDADNYGGGIVYQSSDSLCSLADKYAISVCDDYGISAILDEGYSATTFGAYYSPNEKTTLSATSSFVDADISGANIDTFNDFQLSVDRELGAGTLSASYKTFPFFKIPDLNGTEIENDDLGSFIEVYYTYDVNDSLTITPGFAFTMRNQDSADLVAENNDLAFYLYDRTVIGVDATFKF; encoded by the coding sequence ATGAAACTATTTCAAAAACTATTAATTGCTCCTGCAGTATTAGGACTTTTTGCTCCTATTTCAGCTTCAGCTAATGAGCTTAGCTTGGATGAGATGTCTGGTTATTCTTCTAAAGACAAAGTCGAAAGCATTACTGAATTTAATCCTGCTAAAGAAATTGCAAAAACTAATAGTCGCGTAGATGGCTTAGAAGCTAAATTAAATAATTTTGAAGCTGGTTCTTTCTCAGAAACAACTACAATGAGCGGATCTGCTTCTTTCCAAGTTGGTGGTGTTGATGGGTCTGGAATAACCGAAGCATTGACAGCTACTTACTCTTACGATATTGACTTGAATACTTCTTTTACAGGAGACGATAATCTTTATGTCGGAATTGAAACTGGAAACTCTTCAACGTCTGTAGATTTTACTTTAGATAGTTCTGGTGATGGAGCAGATACTTTAAGTGTGACTTCAATGTATTATGAATTTCCTATTGGAGATTATTACATAGCTGTAGGTCCAAAATTAGATAGTGATGACTTAATGCCTACAACGACATCAAAATATTCTGATTCATTTTTCTTTGCAAGCCAATATAGTTTAGATTCTAATTATTTTACGAGTCAAGGTACAGGAGCTGGTGTGGCAGTGGGAAGAACTTTTGATAGTGGATTAAATGCTTCTGCAAGTATTATTGGTACTGATGCATCTACTACAAGTGGAATTCTTACTGAAGAAGGTATTGATATTACTACTCTTTCATTAGGCTATGACGCTGATAATTATGGTGGAGGAATTGTTTATCAAAGTTCTGATTCACTTTGTTCTCTTGCTGATAAATATGCTATTTCCGTTTGTGATGATTACGGAATATCTGCAATATTGGATGAAGGCTATAGTGCTACTACCTTTGGAGCATATTACAGCCCAAACGAAAAAACAACTTTAAGCGCTACTTCAAGTTTTGTTGATGCAGATATCAGTGGAGCAAATATTGATACATTTAATGATTTTCAGTTATCAGTTGATAGAGAATTAGGAGCTGGAACTTTATCTGCTTCTTATAAAACTTTTCCTTTCTTCAAAATTCCTGACTTAAATGGTACTGAGATTGAGAATGATGATTTGGGAAGTTTTATCGAGGTTTATTACACTTATGATGTTAATGATTCCTTGACGATTACACCAGGCTTTGCGTTTACTATGAGAAATCAGGATTCTGCTGATCTTGTCGCTGAAAATAATGATTTAGCTTTCTATCTATATGATCGTACCGTTATTGGTGTAGATGCTACTTTCAAGTTCTAA
- a CDS encoding DUF3764 family protein yields MPINITTVFTFELEINFDEWLSFFDSKDSNKRLSEFDIKPLFRGQCKKDPKRVIVIHQSPEGNMQKFFEKYGSWIANHGVKISTIEVSDWL; encoded by the coding sequence ATGCCAATTAATATAACCACAGTTTTCACATTCGAACTTGAAATTAATTTTGATGAATGGCTATCATTTTTTGATAGCAAGGATTCGAATAAAAGACTTTCTGAATTCGATATTAAGCCTCTATTTAGAGGTCAATGCAAAAAAGATCCTAAAAGAGTTATTGTCATACATCAAAGTCCTGAAGGGAATATGCAAAAGTTTTTTGAAAAATATGGCTCTTGGATAGCTAATCATGGGGTTAAGATTTCAACAATAGAAGTTTCAGATTGGCTCTAA
- a CDS encoding hemagglutinin, translated as MKLKFCPTTIFRETPKVTFFDAGIESTNGCDVVMHSGEAISPPDEFEYEQYYLHNHQIDHNLVISGERKFILINPTWDEPHHVIYLKRSMGALEIPIGTYHRSISGKEGSIVLNQPIRDEFFDPKKEFVPQKLNKLSLIKARKSPPVYWIWENNQIKRLMFNPLVKKTANSN; from the coding sequence ATGAAGTTAAAATTCTGCCCTACAACTATTTTTAGAGAAACTCCCAAAGTAACTTTTTTTGATGCAGGCATAGAGTCAACTAATGGTTGTGATGTAGTTATGCATTCAGGAGAGGCTATATCGCCTCCAGATGAATTTGAGTATGAACAGTACTACTTACACAATCATCAAATTGATCACAATTTAGTTATTAGTGGTGAGCGGAAATTTATTTTGATAAATCCAACTTGGGACGAGCCACATCATGTGATTTATCTAAAAAGATCTATGGGAGCACTTGAAATTCCTATTGGAACTTATCACAGGTCAATCTCTGGAAAAGAAGGGAGCATTGTTTTAAATCAACCTATCAGAGATGAATTTTTTGACCCAAAAAAAGAATTTGTTCCGCAAAAACTAAACAAATTAAGCCTTATTAAGGCCAGAAAAAGTCCACCCGTTTATTGGATTTGGGAAAATAATCAAATCAAAAGATTAATGTTTAATCCTTTAGTTAAAAAAACTGCAAATTCAAATTGA
- a CDS encoding PhoH family protein, with protein MKKRVIVLDTNVLLHDPDSPLHFANENVVIPIQVVEEVDRFKRDPGEKGRNARRVSRLLDSLREKGNLSSGVKINNKSEGTIKVAFCRKETTDRLPSELSDSSGDNKILAVALEEKNTKILSDFPEVVLISKDTNLRIKADAVGLKAEDFTKDKVSLDNLDKGFREISSNSDEMNKVQKDGFIYLRDIKSKFEPPLVSNEGVILRDNLKDNHTYLTRYDPSEKKLVGLNFLRRSNLGKVRPKNLEQSFALDLLLDPKVQLVSLIGKAGTGKTLLALAVGLHQVADENLYERLLVSRPPIPLGKELGYLPGSLDEKLAPWMKPIIDNLDYLTSPNSNKNGARVNQKERDINSKNSWEDLRGMGLLEVEAINYIRGRSIPHQFILIDEAQNLTPLEVKTIVTRAGEGTKIVFTGDPNQIDHPYLDSDSNGLTWLAKKLHGQKIIGHITLSQGERSDLAELAADLL; from the coding sequence ATGAAAAAAAGAGTTATTGTTCTTGATACGAATGTTTTATTACATGATCCCGATTCACCTCTTCATTTTGCTAATGAAAATGTTGTAATTCCAATTCAAGTAGTTGAAGAGGTTGATAGATTCAAACGGGATCCTGGCGAGAAGGGACGTAATGCCAGAAGAGTTTCAAGATTACTAGATAGTCTCCGAGAAAAAGGTAATCTATCATCGGGCGTAAAAATTAATAATAAATCTGAAGGGACCATAAAAGTTGCATTTTGCAGAAAAGAGACTACTGATAGATTACCCTCAGAGCTTAGTGACAGTAGTGGAGATAATAAGATTTTAGCTGTCGCTCTTGAAGAAAAAAATACCAAAATCTTATCAGACTTTCCTGAAGTTGTACTTATTTCAAAAGATACAAATTTAAGAATCAAAGCGGATGCTGTTGGTCTTAAAGCTGAAGATTTTACTAAAGATAAGGTTTCTTTAGATAATTTAGATAAGGGTTTTAGGGAAATAAGTTCAAATTCAGATGAGATGAATAAGGTTCAAAAAGATGGGTTTATTTATTTAAGAGATATTAAATCAAAATTTGAACCCCCTTTAGTGAGTAATGAGGGTGTAATCTTGCGAGATAATTTAAAAGATAATCATACTTATTTAACAAGATATGATCCATCTGAGAAAAAGTTAGTAGGTCTAAATTTTTTAAGAAGATCAAATTTAGGCAAAGTAAGACCTAAGAATCTAGAACAAAGTTTTGCTTTAGATTTACTCCTAGATCCCAAAGTTCAATTAGTAAGTCTTATAGGAAAGGCTGGAACAGGTAAAACTTTACTTGCTTTGGCAGTAGGATTGCATCAAGTTGCAGACGAAAATTTATACGAAAGATTATTAGTATCCAGGCCACCAATCCCTTTGGGCAAAGAATTAGGCTATCTCCCAGGTAGTCTTGATGAAAAATTAGCTCCTTGGATGAAGCCAATAATTGATAATTTAGATTATTTAACAAGTCCAAATTCCAATAAAAATGGAGCAAGAGTTAATCAAAAAGAAAGAGATATTAACTCTAAAAATTCATGGGAAGACTTAAGAGGCATGGGTCTCTTGGAAGTAGAGGCAATAAACTACATTAGAGGAAGATCAATACCTCATCAATTTATTCTTATTGATGAAGCCCAAAATTTAACACCTTTAGAAGTAAAAACTATCGTTACGAGAGCTGGAGAAGGAACAAAAATTGTTTTTACAGGAGATCCAAATCAAATAGATCATCCATATCTTGATTCTGATAGTAATGGATTGACTTGGTTAGCTAAAAAATTGCATGGTCAGAAAATAATTGGACACATAACTTTATCTCAAGGAGAAAGAAGTGATTTAGCAGAATTAGCGGCTGATCTTTTATAG
- a CDS encoding LOG family protein: MENNMNDKFKCDFEQERSNEVELVASNLEAILKSSTYKLAHEDIDLLNTDEMRGVRMLLEITKPEQVIEKENIISTVIVFGGVHISEEITSKRRLDDAEKLLASNPKSKSSKINIERLKNLHSLSHYYSEARELSKLISLDSKTKNPHSHVIVTGGGPGIMEAANRGAFDAGCKSIGLNISLPNEQHPNSFITPGLCFKFNYFAMRKFHFVMRSAAAVFFPGGFGTLDELFELLTLRQTGMKKNIPIILFGRSYWEKVINFQFLSDMGLIGENDLSIFQYANTANEAWNLIKNFSAVQNINFK; encoded by the coding sequence ATGGAGAACAATATGAATGACAAATTTAAATGTGATTTTGAACAAGAAAGAAGTAACGAGGTTGAATTAGTGGCTAGTAATTTAGAAGCAATTTTAAAATCTAGTACTTATAAACTTGCTCACGAAGATATTGACTTATTGAATACTGATGAAATGAGAGGGGTTAGGATGCTCCTTGAAATTACAAAGCCTGAGCAGGTTATTGAAAAAGAAAATATAATTTCAACTGTCATCGTCTTTGGAGGAGTCCACATATCAGAGGAAATTACATCCAAAAGAAGGCTAGATGATGCAGAAAAACTTCTTGCAAGTAATCCTAAATCTAAATCTTCAAAGATAAATATCGAGAGATTAAAAAATTTGCACTCTCTCTCACATTATTACTCTGAAGCAAGAGAATTATCTAAATTAATCTCGCTGGATAGCAAAACAAAAAATCCTCATTCTCATGTAATAGTTACTGGCGGTGGACCCGGGATTATGGAGGCAGCTAATAGAGGAGCTTTTGATGCTGGATGTAAATCGATTGGATTGAATATAAGCCTGCCCAATGAGCAACACCCTAATTCTTTTATTACGCCAGGATTATGTTTTAAATTTAATTATTTTGCAATGAGGAAATTTCATTTTGTTATGAGATCTGCTGCTGCTGTTTTTTTTCCTGGAGGATTTGGAACGTTAGATGAATTATTTGAATTATTAACATTAAGGCAGACCGGGATGAAGAAGAATATTCCAATAATTTTATTTGGCAGAAGCTACTGGGAAAAGGTAATTAATTTTCAATTCCTATCTGATATGGGTTTAATTGGAGAAAATGATTTATCGATTTTTCAATACGCTAATACAGCAAATGAGGCTTGGAACTTAATAAAAAATTTTTCAGCAGTTCAAAATATTAATTTCAAATAA
- a CDS encoding DUF1651 domain-containing protein: MEYWLINSNRSEVKRFIKNDKSIEGVFEYMFIDSGKIVGVLGKEPPIITTTVSVEIDLAREIYERLLSQGWRKTKFDN; this comes from the coding sequence ATGGAATACTGGCTAATAAATTCCAATAGATCAGAAGTTAAAAGATTTATAAAGAACGATAAGAGTATTGAAGGAGTCTTCGAGTATATGTTTATTGACTCTGGGAAAATAGTTGGAGTATTAGGGAAAGAACCTCCAATCATAACAACAACAGTCTCTGTAGAAATAGATTTAGCTAGAGAAATTTATGAAAGATTACTTTCTCAAGGTTGGAGAAAAACCAAATTCGATAACTAA
- a CDS encoding DUF3764 family protein, which yields MTIETTVFTFKLSNTFEEWVKMFDSPEIDAFHKTVGLTPLYRGKSLIDPKEVIVIHQAEEGVAKHVFSDPETIKNIEALGHIYSTTKITSWVSN from the coding sequence ATGACTATTGAAACTACTGTCTTCACTTTTAAACTTTCAAATACATTTGAAGAGTGGGTAAAAATGTTTGATAGTCCTGAGATAGATGCATTTCATAAAACAGTAGGACTAACTCCTCTCTATCGAGGCAAAAGTTTAATTGATCCTAAAGAAGTTATTGTTATTCATCAAGCTGAAGAAGGCGTAGCTAAGCATGTATTTTCAGATCCAGAAACAATAAAGAATATAGAGGCTTTAGGTCATATATATAGCACAACAAAAATCACAAGTTGGGTCTCAAATTAG
- a CDS encoding heat-labile enterotoxin alpha chain encodes MKILAFSSLFFFLPFGSFANDRHREIEYKAVNLVIQKYGKGLENRLKGTGVNPSYRSWYENDCFVSIAAGTYQESTWSAMEWFSVNICSDSAEIIESE; translated from the coding sequence ATGAAAATCTTAGCATTCTCATCACTCTTTTTTTTTTTACCTTTCGGATCTTTTGCCAATGATAGACATAGAGAAATTGAGTATAAAGCTGTAAATCTTGTTATCCAAAAATATGGGAAGGGTTTAGAAAATCGATTAAAAGGAACTGGAGTAAATCCCAGTTATAGAAGTTGGTATGAAAATGATTGTTTTGTAAGTATTGCTGCTGGTACTTACCAAGAAAGTACTTGGTCGGCAATGGAGTGGTTTAGCGTTAATATCTGTTCTGATTCTGCTGAAATAATTGAAAGTGAATGA
- a CDS encoding DUF1330 domain-containing protein translates to MSKGFWLVTTTVTNQAFAEYVEAFQPWIDSVGGSVFAKDLDSKTVEGKGGKLSVIFEFQSKQAAIDAYNSAEYKELSNLRWANSIDTNITIMDAGVTH, encoded by the coding sequence ATGTCTAAAGGATTTTGGCTCGTCACTACTACAGTTACAAATCAAGCTTTTGCTGAATATGTTGAAGCATTTCAACCCTGGATAGATTCAGTAGGAGGTTCTGTTTTTGCAAAGGATCTAGATAGTAAAACTGTAGAAGGAAAGGGTGGTAAATTATCAGTAATTTTTGAGTTCCAATCAAAGCAAGCTGCTATTGATGCTTACAATAGTGCTGAATATAAGGAACTAAGCAATTTACGATGGGCGAACTCAATCGATACAAATATCACAATCATGGATGCTGGTGTGACTCATTAA
- a CDS encoding DsrE family protein has protein sequence MSIIADNKVLVNIYSGLKSKNKVTLGLMAALTAENEGHQVTLFLEGNGVNILNCKTAGEIVGKGTGDLHDHLENLKNSKVTIYVSEMSAKSRGYDKTLLNGYKAEFVMPNVLIEESIKADSVLCY, from the coding sequence ATGTCAATCATTGCCGACAATAAAGTATTAGTTAATATTTACAGCGGTTTAAAATCCAAAAACAAAGTAACTTTAGGTTTAATGGCTGCCCTTACGGCTGAAAACGAAGGGCATCAAGTAACTCTTTTTCTGGAGGGAAATGGAGTAAACATACTAAATTGCAAAACAGCTGGTGAAATAGTTGGTAAGGGTACTGGAGATTTACACGATCATCTTGAAAATTTAAAAAATTCAAAGGTTACCATATATGTCTCAGAAATGTCTGCTAAATCTAGGGGTTACGATAAGACGCTTCTTAATGGATATAAGGCAGAATTTGTAATGCCCAATGTACTAATTGAAGAGTCGATTAAAGCGGATAGCGTTCTTTGCTATTAG
- a CDS encoding cupin domain-containing protein, giving the protein MIKNFLIALAFSLMLINPSISIAAESPVDVQEIFTSSENIDGDNFKYPKGKAEMRLIRVEVQNGATIPMHSHPVPLLGHIESGELTLDEKTGISKTFKEGDSFVLSANTPAHTMANSGNSSAVMWVAVASAEGVPTLNPEE; this is encoded by the coding sequence ATGATTAAGAATTTTTTAATAGCATTAGCTTTTTCATTAATGCTTATAAACCCAAGCATTTCTATAGCTGCAGAATCACCTGTTGATGTACAAGAAATCTTCACCTCTTCAGAAAACATTGATGGGGATAATTTTAAGTATCCAAAAGGAAAAGCTGAAATGCGTTTGATTAGAGTAGAAGTTCAAAATGGAGCAACTATACCAATGCATTCTCATCCTGTACCTTTACTAGGTCATATTGAAAGTGGTGAATTAACTCTTGATGAAAAGACAGGTATTAGTAAAACCTTTAAGGAAGGAGATTCATTTGTTCTCTCAGCAAATACTCCTGCTCATACAATGGCTAATAGTGGTAATTCTTCAGCAGTTATGTGGGTTGCTGTGGCTTCAGCAGAAGGTGTCCCTACTTTGAATCCTGAAGAATAA
- a CDS encoding 2OG-Fe(II) oxygenase produces the protein MELIGKYKNSGFEAVADGVISFFDRRKDLHTNGIAFGQNISLNSDPYKVSTDISLVSIDRSDPEAFAISEVIIRGVNAALKKYLEDRPLVKECCPEQSLFVNPIFNLQRYAPGEGFKKWHCDWTISNESTEPAHRVLAWILYCNDVTSGGTEFHWQNHHEKAERGKLIIFPAGISHIHRGKVNHKAFKTIATGWINAGNLETYISRLANS, from the coding sequence ATGGAACTAATTGGGAAATATAAGAATTCAGGATTCGAGGCTGTAGCTGATGGTGTTATTTCTTTCTTTGATCGCCGTAAAGACTTACATACTAATGGTATCGCTTTTGGTCAAAACATCTCTTTGAATTCTGATCCATACAAAGTTTCAACTGATATTAGTCTTGTTTCTATTGATCGTTCAGATCCAGAAGCCTTTGCAATCTCTGAAGTTATAATTAGAGGAGTTAATGCTGCACTAAAAAAATATCTAGAAGATCGGCCACTAGTGAAGGAATGTTGCCCAGAACAATCTTTATTTGTTAACCCGATATTTAATTTACAACGTTATGCTCCGGGAGAAGGATTTAAGAAATGGCATTGCGATTGGACTATTAGTAATGAATCTACAGAACCTGCTCACAGAGTATTAGCTTGGATTCTTTATTGTAATGATGTTACTTCTGGCGGAACAGAATTTCATTGGCAGAATCATCATGAGAAAGCTGAAAGAGGAAAACTTATTATCTTTCCCGCAGGGATTTCTCATATTCATCGCGGTAAAGTCAATCATAAGGCTTTTAAAACTATCGCAACCGGTTGGATCAATGCAGGTAATCTTGAAACCTATATTTCGCGATTAGCGAACTCCTAA
- a CDS encoding high light inducible protein, with amino-acid sequence MIKKEENVRSESYYPDSKYYLDQDNTPKKTPLSEDQISNMGEFFEWPNSYWFIAERTNGRLAMIGFMAVIINYTLFGWIAYPIL; translated from the coding sequence ATGATTAAAAAAGAAGAGAATGTTCGAAGCGAAAGCTATTACCCAGATAGTAAATATTATCTTGATCAGGACAATACTCCTAAAAAGACTCCACTATCAGAAGATCAAATATCCAATATGGGGGAATTTTTTGAATGGCCAAATAGCTATTGGTTTATAGCGGAAAGAACAAATGGCAGGTTGGCAATGATAGGCTTCATGGCTGTTATTATTAACTACACTTTATTTGGTTGGATAGCATATCCAATCCTTTAA
- a CDS encoding DUF1651 domain-containing protein, with the protein MEEFTLINKQRNRIKIFKPFKDISNPSPTIDAMSILYACVYKRSSKPIIKGSRVESIEDARKEYKQLLEEGWKKTSIYRSYF; encoded by the coding sequence ATGGAAGAATTTACTTTGATAAATAAGCAAAGAAATCGAATAAAAATATTTAAGCCATTTAAGGATATTAGTAATCCATCTCCAACTATTGATGCAATGTCAATTCTATATGCATGTGTTTATAAAAGATCGAGTAAACCAATTATTAAAGGTTCAAGGGTTGAATCTATAGAAGATGCAAGAAAGGAATATAAGCAGTTATTGGAAGAGGGTTGGAAGAAGACCAGTATTTATAGAAGTTATTTTTAA
- a CDS encoding 3-phosphoshikimate 1-carboxyvinyltransferase, whose protein sequence is MSSVERQELILKKMKAKGIEVGSGVQDKKYDSKEVYELIHIANCFPELREKDN, encoded by the coding sequence ATGTCAAGTGTTGAAAGGCAAGAATTAATTTTAAAGAAAATGAAAGCTAAAGGTATTGAAGTAGGAAGTGGAGTTCAAGATAAAAAATATGATAGTAAAGAGGTTTATGAGTTAATCCATATTGCTAATTGCTTTCCCGAATTAAGAGAAAAAGATAATTAA
- a CDS encoding NmrA/HSCARG family protein, which produces MDLSPQVDLSHGDLSSYEELNQKNSRPVIAVTMASSRQGSSVVRHLSQSGIFQIRAITRSPYSKRAKVLANLPNVEIVQGDLLEPESLKRVFSGVYGIFGNTTPTKGWLLGRGSMVREYEIEQGRNLVDVVKQLADLGTLKHFVFSSICKPKDPLKNEPAPGHFTSKWNIEEYILINGLKKLSTILRPVSYFENFDSDLPGVKISESIFPGIVHKNKVWQTIAVDDVGLWTRAVFEHPKRFWGESMNIAGEEMTGQEMAALWQKINPKEFSSVRYSMVPRKLMNFIEHDIALMASWIERAGYGADLKALKVLANELDITMTSLSCWLKGKASINTKKRLPNIDLQRSFTPITLAPKKEGPINI; this is translated from the coding sequence TTGGACTTATCTCCTCAGGTTGATCTTTCTCACGGCGATTTATCTAGTTATGAGGAACTTAATCAAAAAAACTCTAGGCCTGTTATTGCAGTGACAATGGCCTCTAGTCGACAGGGGTCTTCAGTAGTAAGACATTTGTCCCAAAGTGGTATTTTTCAGATTCGAGCTATTACTCGTTCTCCCTATAGTAAGCGGGCCAAGGTTTTGGCCAACTTACCAAATGTCGAAATTGTTCAAGGAGATCTCCTTGAACCAGAAAGCTTAAAAAGAGTTTTTTCAGGGGTTTACGGAATATTTGGCAATACGACGCCCACAAAAGGGTGGCTATTGGGCCGTGGAAGCATGGTTCGTGAATATGAAATAGAGCAAGGGAGAAACCTAGTTGACGTTGTAAAGCAACTTGCTGACTTAGGTACATTAAAGCACTTTGTTTTTAGTTCGATTTGCAAGCCCAAGGACCCTCTAAAGAATGAGCCCGCACCAGGACATTTTACAAGCAAGTGGAATATTGAGGAATACATCCTGATTAATGGGTTGAAAAAACTGTCGACAATTCTTCGACCTGTTAGCTACTTCGAGAATTTCGATAGTGATCTTCCTGGTGTGAAGATTTCCGAATCAATTTTCCCCGGGATTGTCCACAAAAACAAAGTTTGGCAAACCATCGCAGTTGATGATGTTGGACTATGGACAAGGGCAGTTTTTGAACATCCCAAAAGGTTTTGGGGAGAATCAATGAATATTGCTGGAGAAGAGATGACAGGGCAGGAAATGGCAGCTCTATGGCAAAAAATAAATCCTAAGGAATTTTCTTCAGTCCGCTATTCAATGGTCCCACGCAAACTTATGAATTTCATTGAGCACGATATTGCGCTAATGGCTAGTTGGATAGAAAGAGCAGGTTATGGAGCAGACTTGAAAGCACTAAAAGTCCTAGCAAATGAGCTAGACATAACTATGACTTCTCTATCTTGCTGGCTTAAGGGAAAGGCATCAATCAATACAAAAAAAAGATTGCCTAACATTGATTTACAAAGAAGCTTTACACCTATAACTTTAGCTCCCAAAAAAGAGGGGCCGATCAACATATAA
- a CDS encoding high light inducible protein: protein MSTLASFLILIVSLTALVVAYLTKQFQKENLIYLNQNQMKNSKTNSKTIEKEKVVAETINGRFAMLGLMAAIGAYLTTGQIIPGFV, encoded by the coding sequence ATGAGCACATTAGCAAGTTTTTTGATTTTAATAGTCTCATTAACTGCTTTAGTCGTCGCTTATTTAACTAAACAATTTCAAAAAGAAAATTTAATTTATTTAAACCAAAATCAAATGAAAAATTCAAAAACAAACTCAAAAACAATTGAAAAAGAAAAAGTAGTTGCAGAAACTATCAATGGTAGATTCGCAATGCTTGGTCTTATGGCTGCTATTGGCGCTTATCTAACAACAGGTCAAATTATTCCTGGCTTTGTGTAA
- a CDS encoding high light inducible protein, whose translation MANSSYITTESDGRQNMFPSETRPYIDESVSYEGYPQNAEKVNGRWAMVGFVSLLGAYVTTGQIIPGIF comes from the coding sequence ATGGCAAATTCTTCATACATAACAACTGAATCTGATGGAAGACAAAATATGTTTCCTTCAGAAACTCGTCCATACATAGATGAGTCTGTTTCATATGAGGGTTACCCTCAAAATGCTGAAAAAGTTAATGGTCGTTGGGCAATGGTTGGTTTCGTTTCACTGCTAGGTGCATACGTAACAACTGGTCAAATTATTCCAGGTATTTTTTAA
- a CDS encoding high light inducible protein translates to MTPEAERFNGWAAMLGFVAAVGAYVTTGQIIPGWF, encoded by the coding sequence ATGACTCCAGAAGCAGAAAGATTTAATGGTTGGGCGGCAATGCTTGGCTTCGTAGCAGCTGTTGGTGCTTACGTAACAACTGGTCAAATCATCCCAGGTTGGTTCTAA
- a CDS encoding DUF3721 domain-containing protein, with translation MKQTLILTPFFLITFLFSLGCTSKVEETKIPALFETRKEAEKAAKSFNCTGAHKMGNKWMPCATHESHESSHEKNKKDHNHHHHH, from the coding sequence TTGAAACAAACATTAATCCTTACTCCATTTTTCTTAATAACTTTCCTATTTAGTCTTGGCTGCACTTCAAAAGTTGAAGAAACAAAAATCCCTGCACTTTTTGAAACCAGAAAAGAGGCTGAAAAAGCTGCTAAAAGTTTTAATTGCACTGGAGCTCATAAAATGGGGAATAAGTGGATGCCTTGCGCAACTCATGAATCTCATGAAAGTTCTCATGAAAAGAACAAAAAGGATCACAATCACCACCATCATCATTAA
- a CDS encoding GLTT repeat protein — MKDSENTNQNKNDAPAHCGSKPKKIAIGIAPLGYISIGIVPMGIVTIGIVPMGVVSLGVVAMGVINASIVGMGVFSAGITTMGLKVWTPIGPNIEQSIKQNNSSDSMNIYAYPTKAKAIEEAKKLGCKGIHKMGDLWMPCATHGLGK, encoded by the coding sequence ATGAAGGATTCAGAAAATACCAATCAAAATAAAAATGATGCTCCTGCACATTGCGGCAGTAAGCCAAAAAAGATTGCAATTGGAATAGCTCCTCTTGGATATATATCAATTGGAATAGTCCCCATGGGCATTGTCACCATTGGGATTGTGCCAATGGGAGTAGTCTCTCTTGGTGTAGTTGCAATGGGGGTAATAAATGCCTCGATAGTTGGAATGGGGGTTTTCTCTGCTGGAATCACCACTATGGGATTAAAAGTTTGGACTCCCATAGGACCTAACATTGAACAAAGCATTAAACAAAATAATTCTTCAGATTCAATGAATATTTATGCATATCCGACAAAAGCCAAAGCTATTGAAGAAGCCAAAAAACTTGGATGCAAAGGAATTCATAAAATGGGTGATTTATGGATGCCATGTGCAACTCATGGGTTAGGAAAATAA